In Xylocopa sonorina isolate GNS202 chromosome 3, iyXylSono1_principal, whole genome shotgun sequence, one genomic interval encodes:
- the LOC143433657 gene encoding lysosomal acid glucosylceramidase-like isoform X1, protein MWKTWGTVLLLLAFLVIQGEASECVPRSFGPDRIVCVCNATYCDVTPVNNPRVPRQGTFYRYVSSRSGLRLNMTSGEFGACPVDTSLPTVTLNVNTNERCQTILGYGTAFTDSAGINLNKLSPATQDQLIRSYYDPEVGSRYTLGRIPIGGTDFSTRPYTYDDYPNDTTLEHFALAQEDYLYKIPNAKRAVELNPEVRFISAPWSAPAWMKTVDSINGYFAGSLKRQNYQIFANYILRFIEEYKDNGIDIWAVSTGNEPLDALIPSNRIPAMTWTPKTVSDWIANNLGPTLRASNHNGTKILALDDQRFNLPWYVSEMFVDERARNYTSGIAVHWYGDRFAPPTVLTETHNDFPDKFILLTEACTGFERTDYPKVILGSWDRGEQYILSIIEYMNHWSVGWMDWNFALDNVGGPNWVNNFVDSPIIVNPDNDEFYKQPMYYALKHFSRFVDRGSVRVSITDTDDIRATAFVTPSGEVVVVLYNRTAQPTTVNLNDPEAGIICVKLPAYSINTIIYAQSSSTLK, encoded by the exons ATGTGGAAGACATGGGGGACGGTACTACTGCTCCTAGCATTTTTAGTTATCCAAG GCGAAGCAAGCGAATGCGTACCTCGTAGTTTCGGTCCCGACAGAATCGTATGCGTTTGCAATGCCACGTATTGCGATGTCACACCGGTTAACAATCCGAGAGTCCCTAGACAGGGAACGTTCTACCGATACGTTTCGAGTAGAAGCGGACTCAGGTTAAACATGACAAGTGGAGAATTTGGTGCCTGTCCGGTAGACACGAGTCTGCCTACCGTCACCTTAAACGTAAATACCAACGAAAGGTGTCAAACGATTCTTGGCTATGGCACTGCTTTCACGGACTCGGCGGGAATAAACCTGAACAAACTCAGCCCCGCTACTCAAGATCAATTAATTCG ATCGTATTACGATCCAGAAGTAGGAAGCAGGTACACCTTGGGTCGTATACCAATCGGTGGAACGGATTTCTCTACGAGGCCCTACACCTACGATGACTATCCGAACGACACGACGTTGGAACACTTCGCGCTTGCCCAAGAGGATTACCTCTATAAAATACCAAACGCGAAAAGAGCCGTCGAGCTGAATCCTGAAGTAAGATTCATTAGCGCTCCGTGGTCAGCTCCGGCATGGATGAAAACTGTTGACAGTATCAATGGATATTTTG CAGGTTCCTTAAAGAGGCAAAACTATCAGATTTTTGCCAATTACATACTAAGATTTATCGAGGAATATAAAGACAACGGTATCGATATATGGGCCGTCTCAACAGGTAACGAACCACTAGATGCCCTGATACCTTCCAATCGTATACCTGCCATGACTTGGACACCGAAAACCGTCAGCGATTGGATTGCTAATAATTTAGGTCCAACTCTTAGGGCATCCAATCACAATGGAACTAAAATTCTTGCCCTAGACGATCAAAGATTCAACTTACCCTGGTACGTAAGCGAAATGTTTGTCGATGAGAGGGCTAGAAATTACACTAGTGGAATAGCCGTACATTGGTACGGGGACCGTTTTGCCCCGCCAACGGTATTGACTGAAACGCACAATGACTTTCCGGATAAATTTATTCTGTTAACCGAAGCATGCACGG GATTCGAAAGGACGGATTATCCAAAAGTTATTTTGGGATCATGGGACCGAGGTGAACAGTATATTTTAAGCATAATAGAG TATATGAATCATTGGTCGGTTGGATGGATGGACTGGAATTTCGCTCTGGACAACGTGGGTGGACCAAACTGGGTTAATAATTTTGTCGACTCTCCTATTATCGTAAATCCAGATAACGATGAATTTTATAAACAACCAATGTACTACGCTCTGAAACACTTCAGTAGATTCGTCGATAGAGGATCCGTTCGCGTGTCTATTACCGATACGGACGATATTAGAGCTACAGCCTTTGTAACACCATCCGGAGAAGTCGTCGTTGTTTTGTACAACAG GACCGCCCAACCAACAACTGTTAACTTGAACGATCCCGAAGCAGGTATCATTTGCGTGAAATTGCCTGCATACTCTATCAACACCATTATTTATGCACAATCAAGTTCCACCTTGAAATAA
- the LOC143433657 gene encoding lysosomal acid glucosylceramidase-like isoform X2, with protein sequence MWKTWGTVLLLLAFLVIQGEASECVPRSFGPDRIVCVCNATYCDVTPVNNPRVPRQGTFYRYVSSRSGLRLNMTSGEFGACPVDTSLPTVTLNVNTNERCQTILGYGTAFTDSAGINLNKLSPATQDQLIRSYYDPEVGSRYTLGRIPIGGTDFSTRPYTYDDYPNDTTLEHFALAQEDYLYKIPNAKRAVELNPEVRFISAPWSAPAWMKTVDSINGYFGSLKRQNYQIFANYILRFIEEYKDNGIDIWAVSTGNEPLDALIPSNRIPAMTWTPKTVSDWIANNLGPTLRASNHNGTKILALDDQRFNLPWYVSEMFVDERARNYTSGIAVHWYGDRFAPPTVLTETHNDFPDKFILLTEACTGFERTDYPKVILGSWDRGEQYILSIIEYMNHWSVGWMDWNFALDNVGGPNWVNNFVDSPIIVNPDNDEFYKQPMYYALKHFSRFVDRGSVRVSITDTDDIRATAFVTPSGEVVVVLYNRTAQPTTVNLNDPEAGIICVKLPAYSINTIIYAQSSSTLK encoded by the exons ATGTGGAAGACATGGGGGACGGTACTACTGCTCCTAGCATTTTTAGTTATCCAAG GCGAAGCAAGCGAATGCGTACCTCGTAGTTTCGGTCCCGACAGAATCGTATGCGTTTGCAATGCCACGTATTGCGATGTCACACCGGTTAACAATCCGAGAGTCCCTAGACAGGGAACGTTCTACCGATACGTTTCGAGTAGAAGCGGACTCAGGTTAAACATGACAAGTGGAGAATTTGGTGCCTGTCCGGTAGACACGAGTCTGCCTACCGTCACCTTAAACGTAAATACCAACGAAAGGTGTCAAACGATTCTTGGCTATGGCACTGCTTTCACGGACTCGGCGGGAATAAACCTGAACAAACTCAGCCCCGCTACTCAAGATCAATTAATTCG ATCGTATTACGATCCAGAAGTAGGAAGCAGGTACACCTTGGGTCGTATACCAATCGGTGGAACGGATTTCTCTACGAGGCCCTACACCTACGATGACTATCCGAACGACACGACGTTGGAACACTTCGCGCTTGCCCAAGAGGATTACCTCTATAAAATACCAAACGCGAAAAGAGCCGTCGAGCTGAATCCTGAAGTAAGATTCATTAGCGCTCCGTGGTCAGCTCCGGCATGGATGAAAACTGTTGACAGTATCAATGGATATTTTG GTTCCTTAAAGAGGCAAAACTATCAGATTTTTGCCAATTACATACTAAGATTTATCGAGGAATATAAAGACAACGGTATCGATATATGGGCCGTCTCAACAGGTAACGAACCACTAGATGCCCTGATACCTTCCAATCGTATACCTGCCATGACTTGGACACCGAAAACCGTCAGCGATTGGATTGCTAATAATTTAGGTCCAACTCTTAGGGCATCCAATCACAATGGAACTAAAATTCTTGCCCTAGACGATCAAAGATTCAACTTACCCTGGTACGTAAGCGAAATGTTTGTCGATGAGAGGGCTAGAAATTACACTAGTGGAATAGCCGTACATTGGTACGGGGACCGTTTTGCCCCGCCAACGGTATTGACTGAAACGCACAATGACTTTCCGGATAAATTTATTCTGTTAACCGAAGCATGCACGG GATTCGAAAGGACGGATTATCCAAAAGTTATTTTGGGATCATGGGACCGAGGTGAACAGTATATTTTAAGCATAATAGAG TATATGAATCATTGGTCGGTTGGATGGATGGACTGGAATTTCGCTCTGGACAACGTGGGTGGACCAAACTGGGTTAATAATTTTGTCGACTCTCCTATTATCGTAAATCCAGATAACGATGAATTTTATAAACAACCAATGTACTACGCTCTGAAACACTTCAGTAGATTCGTCGATAGAGGATCCGTTCGCGTGTCTATTACCGATACGGACGATATTAGAGCTACAGCCTTTGTAACACCATCCGGAGAAGTCGTCGTTGTTTTGTACAACAG GACCGCCCAACCAACAACTGTTAACTTGAACGATCCCGAAGCAGGTATCATTTGCGTGAAATTGCCTGCATACTCTATCAACACCATTATTTATGCACAATCAAGTTCCACCTTGAAATAA